From the genome of Sphingobacterium sp. UGAL515B_05:
TGGCAACCTACAATCTGAATAGCTGCATTTTTCTCCTTCAGATAGATGGAGTTTCCCATAATTGTACCTGTAGTGCCCATAGCGCTTACAAAATGTGTAATCTTTCCGTCTGTATCACGCCAGATCTCAGGTCCCGTTGTCTTGATATGCGCTTCGTAATTATCCGGATTTGCAAATTGATTCAATATAAAATAACCTTCTTTTTCGGCCTTTTCTTCTGCATAATCGCGGCATATTTCCATGGATTCCAATAAGGTAACTTTAGCACCATAAGCCTCCATCGTAAGTGTTCGCTCCCGTGTTGATGAAGCCGGCATCACAAGCTCAAGGTTAAGTCCATATATACCTGCAATCATAGCCAGTGCGATTCCGGTATTTCCACTCGTTGCCTCAATCAATTTGCTATCTTTTGTAATGTCACCGCGTTCCATCGCCGAGCGGATCATATTTAGTGCCGCACGATCTTTCACTGAACCAGCAGGATTATTCCCCTCCATTTTCGCAAATATCCGCACCTTGGCATTTGTATGAAATTGTGTTATCTCGACTAAGGGCGTATTTCCTATGGTATCTATGATATTTCCCATGGTATCTATATTATTGGTTTCGAATCTATAAATTTTGATGTGGCCTGATGATATACGGTGGTGTAAGGCTCTACAGAACTTGTCAACCAAACATTCCCGCCAATGACCGAATGATGGCCGATGTGTGTTTCACCGCCGAGGATTGTGGCCCCCGAATAGATAATGACATGATCACCGATTGTCGGGTGGCGTTTTACATTGGAAAACACCTTATCAACACTCAGTGCGCCCAAGGTTACACCCTGATAAAGCTTCACGTAATTACCAATGGTGCAGGTTTCACCGATGACTAATCCGGTGCCATGATCAATATGCAGATGATGGCCTATCGTTGCTCCGGGATGGATATCAATACCTGTTTTGGAATGAGCATGTTCCGTCAATATGCGCGGTATCAAAGGAACACCCAAGCGATGCAGTTCATTGGCCATCCGGAAGATACAGATGGCAAAGAAACCGGGATAAGTACGTACGACTTCTCTTTTATTCTGTGCTGCCGGATCCCCATCCATCAAGGCATCCGCATCCCAGCACATCAATTCATAAAGCTGTGGAATCCGTTCAAAAAATTTGTGCGCTACTTCCGAATGATTACAACTTTGACAAGCTTTGGATTTGCTCAGGAGCTGCTCGAGCTCTAATTCAAATTGCTCAAAAGCGAGCTTCACATCATCGACCGATTTCATCTCGCTAGAATTTCGTTCGGGGAAGAGCACATCCACAATTCGGATAGCCCAGCCGCAGATCTTCTTGTTAGAAGGCATTTCTAGAACAGCAAGTTGCTGTTCATAGATATGTTGATAAAAATCATGCATCTTCACTAGTTTATTACAACAAATATACTATACAATATTGATAGATTAAGCCTTATTATCAAAACTTAGTCCCGTTGACCATCACGTATTGTCCCCTGATCAAGCAAGCACATCTTTTAATTTACAGAACCAGACGCTCAAACAGCTCCTTCAATGTTGCTTCGGGGTCTTCACATAATCCGGGATGTGATGCCGAACATTGAATCAGGGTACTCCGCTTCGCGGTCAACCATCGAAAGCGTTCCGTGATATCCAGTGCAGCAAGTTTGCCGGCATCTTTTTCGCCGTGGCAGATTCGTTGGAAAGATGAAAGATGATTTTCGATCAATTCCAATTCGATATCCGGACACAGCAACCGTACCTTCTGTTCATTGACAAGATAAACCATCTTCGCAAAACGATACTTACGACAATAAAGAGCTACGCCTACATTGATAAATTCCTCTCGCTCCACCCGTGGTATCAAACGTACCACAGCATACTCATATACGGTCTTTTCTGGCATCTTCTATTTGTTTTACAAAAATGGATGAATTGGCTACACGCCGTTTCAGGAAAGAAACATACACTTCGCGCGCATCGGCTGCAGAGAGCTCACGTTCGGCATCTTCCAGCCATTCATCGGGTACCACCGCCAATATTCCGCGAAATACCGCCTCCGTAAAAACGGAACGGTATTCCTGATCTATTTTCTCCACCATACTTGCATTTTTGAGCAGTACGTGATCTTTAATCTGAACAAATGGTTTTAGGGATTGTTCTTCCCAATTATCCCAACTGTGATGAAAATATAAAGAAGCACCGTGGTCTATCAACCAAAGTTCTTTATGCCATATCAGCATATTTGTATTCCGCACGGTACGGTCTACATTCATCAAGAGTGAATCCAACCAAACAATTTTCGATGCTTCTTCCGCGCCGATAGCATCGACATTCGCGTCAAATGTGATGGCTCCGCTCAGAAAATGAAGTCCCAGGTTTTTGCCCACACTAAATTTGAGCAGATCCTGAATTTCTTCATCAGGTTCTGTACGGCCAAAGGATTCGTCCAACTCCGCAAATACAATTTCGGGCACTCTTAATTTGAGCAATCTTGCCAGCTCTCCCCCGATCAATTCCGCGATCAATGCTTTTCGTCCCTGACCTGCC
Proteins encoded in this window:
- the cysM gene encoding cysteine synthase CysM, yielding MGNIIDTIGNTPLVEITQFHTNAKVRIFAKMEGNNPAGSVKDRAALNMIRSAMERGDITKDSKLIEATSGNTGIALAMIAGIYGLNLELVMPASSTRERTLTMEAYGAKVTLLESMEICRDYAEEKAEKEGYFILNQFANPDNYEAHIKTTGPEIWRDTDGKITHFVSAMGTTGTIMGNSIYLKEKNAAIQIVGCQPTPESSIPGIRRWPEAYLPKIFDPSRVDRVIDISQQEATEFARELVKREGVFAGMSTGGAFAGALKIANEIEAGLIVFIACDRGDRYLSSDLFG
- a CDS encoding DUF3037 domain-containing protein gives rise to the protein MPEKTVYEYAVVRLIPRVEREEFINVGVALYCRKYRFAKMVYLVNEQKVRLLCPDIELELIENHLSSFQRICHGEKDAGKLAALDITERFRWLTAKRSTLIQCSASHPGLCEDPEATLKELFERLVL
- a CDS encoding serine O-acetyltransferase, with product MHDFYQHIYEQQLAVLEMPSNKKICGWAIRIVDVLFPERNSSEMKSVDDVKLAFEQFELELEQLLSKSKACQSCNHSEVAHKFFERIPQLYELMCWDADALMDGDPAAQNKREVVRTYPGFFAICIFRMANELHRLGVPLIPRILTEHAHSKTGIDIHPGATIGHHLHIDHGTGLVIGETCTIGNYVKLYQGVTLGALSVDKVFSNVKRHPTIGDHVIIYSGATILGGETHIGHHSVIGGNVWLTSSVEPYTTVYHQATSKFIDSKPII
- a CDS encoding HipA family kinase, with product MDFQQPVIREVEIIRYVQPFREGGSLPALVDADDGFSYVIKFRGAGQGRKALIAELIGGELARLLKLRVPEIVFAELDESFGRTEPDEEIQDLLKFSVGKNLGLHFLSGAITFDANVDAIGAEEASKIVWLDSLLMNVDRTVRNTNMLIWHKELWLIDHGASLYFHHSWDNWEEQSLKPFVQIKDHVLLKNASMVEKIDQEYRSVFTEAVFRGILAVVPDEWLEDAERELSAADAREVYVSFLKRRVANSSIFVKQIEDARKDRI